The Raphanus sativus cultivar WK10039 unplaced genomic scaffold, ASM80110v3 Scaffold2825, whole genome shotgun sequence nucleotide sequence TGTAAGCCGCGGCAAACGTTTTATGCGCTTTGATATGTTAGACGTTTTATGCATTTATGATTTTGTTGCGATTTAACAAGTGTACCTACtaaacttttgttttcttttaactttgttatatattttggcGTCTATAATTGTCATAGTCAACAGTTTCATTGAACATTTTCactttaaaaacatttaaataaaataaacagtaGAAAAAAGATATCTCCAAGGTTCTCAAATCTTATGACACTCTTTCTTGTTttctgattttaaaaataataatagttttaacttttaagtcatagttttctttttcaaaaaaaaaaaagtcatagTTTTCTTGTGTCCATTTACCATAAAAACATTATTGTTCTGCGTTTAGACATTTCTAAACGCTAACGCAACGACAAAAAGCCAAGTAAATGACGGCGGCCAAAACGCAGATGACGAGTGAAACATAACTGGAATCTGAACCAGACAGTTTCTTCCTGATCTTCTCTGGAGGATCTCTACAACAGTCTTACTCTCTTCTCTTCCCTATCTCTCTGTGTGTGGGTGAATTTTAGATGGCTGGAGTTGTGCGATTATTATCAGCGGCGTCGTTTCAGGCCCTTGGCGTCTCTTCTTCGTCCTTCACCTCCTTTGCAGCCACTCTCACTTCTCCTTACTTATCTCCGACTCCGAATCTGAATTCCGACAGGAGATTGCGTCCGCTCTCATCTTCTCCCTCCTGCTCGTCTTCTCATCACCCATCTTCTGGTCTCGGAAGCCATATCCCCCTGAGAGGACACAAGAGCAAGTTGGTTCGTGTCAAGGTGAAAACTTTCTTGTCTTTTTAGCACACTCTGTCCGTTATTCGAATACCCTTTTTGGAAACTGATTGGTTCCTGAGCTGATTAGGAGCTAAGTTATGTTCTTCAGTCTCATACCATTTCAGATGATTAGAAAAAAAGTGTAAAGTTTCAGTTTTTGATTAGAAAGGTTGATGCTTTGGATTAGTTCAAATGAAAAAGGTTAATGCTTTCTACCGTAGTttgagtgtgtgtgtgtttgtggtATAGGTAGATGAGAGTGTGGCCGAGACAGAGCCACCGAAATGGTGGGAGAGGAATGCTGGACCAAACATGGTGGACATTCATTCTACCGAGGAGTTCTTGAAGGCTTTAAGCGAAGCTGGAGAAAGACTAGTCATTGTAGAGTTTTATGGAACTTGGTGTGCTTCTTGCAGAGCATTGTTCCCTAAGGTTTAGCTCCAAGTTACCTTCATTTCTCTTTCGTGATTCTGAGACTGATAGTTAGATGTTCTGTGTcttgttaataatattttcagcTTTGCAAAACGGCGGTGGAAAATCCCAATATATTGTTCCTCAAAATCAACTTTGATGAGAATAAACCAATGTGCAAGAGTTTGAACGTGAAAGTGCTTCCTTACTTCCACTTTTACCGTGGAGCTGATGGCCAGCTCGAGTCCTTCTCATGTTCTCTTGCTAAGGTAAAGAAGCCTGCTCATACACTTTCCCTTCAAACTTATAGAATTGTCTCTTGTTTTGATAAGATCTATCGTATATTAGAAGTCTGTAGCTTGACATTGATACTATTTTGGCATTCTAGAATCAAACCCTTTGCTGATTAAGTTGATCAGAACCTCTTGAACGCATTTGGTGTGTCTCTCAGAACTAGTTGACATTCGCTTATATGAGGATTTTCTTCTTTCAGTTTCAGAAGATAAAAGATGGCATCAGACTGCACAACACCGATCGTTGCAGCATTGGTCCAGCCAAGGGACCTGAAGGGTTTACATTGGAATCATTATCCGTGCAGACGAATGCAGCCAAACCAGCTGGATCAAGTTGAAGTGCCACACTTGTAGACTTGTTACTGCAACCATCTTTGGTTGCTCAAAGCAAACACTAAGCTTAACTTTCTGTATAtctgttgttttctttttttttggtataaaacaaTTAACTCCTGAAAcatgttattattattcttaCAGGTAAAATTGCAAATGTGTCTTTTTACCACTTGTCCTTATTGCTACAAACTCCAAATGTTTTGTTGTTCTGTTGCATTGGTATGTATTATGTAACACAGATCCATTGTTCTGTCTTGGAAGATGGTGATGAAGAGAAAGCGACAATGAACATAGCATTCACCACactttctctcttcctcttaACAAATGAAACAGAGTGCCTCTGTTTTGTCTTTCAGTATTTGTCTACACAGCGACTGTGGTGAAACTAAGTGAACAAAGCTTTGGCTTTTCTTCATTATCATACAAACATTGCATCCAATTACAAATATCATCATCATAGAAACACTGCATCAAATTGAAAGCTTGTGACTTTACGAACAAAGCTTACGCCTTTATCAGCTTCTCACTAAGAATCTCAGCAATGGAAGACCTCGAAATCACATTTCGGAGCAATCACCTGCAAAAGCATCTTCGCCGTATGCTCTTGACGCACCACAGCATCTCTCTTCTCCACCAACACCGCCCCAACGATCCTCTCaaaccctcctcctcctccaccgttAGCCACGAAATCAACCAGCGCCGCTTGCACCGGCCCCAAGCTAGGATTATACGCAGCCGACTCCATGTACCATCCTCTGTACACTCTCCCTTCGCAATCCACCATCGCCACTCCCGACGGACACCGACTGTACGGCGCGTAAGATCTATTCGCGGCGGATAAAGCCGTTAGCTTTAGATCGGAATCAGTGTGACCGTTGGTGATAACACCTAAGAGAGTGAGACGGTTATCGTGCGGCTCGAGGAGTAAAGGGACGTCTCTCTCGAGGAGATCGTCAGGGCCGAATCTGTGCGGCAAGATGCTCTCTAAACGCACGTAACCGTCTTCTTTCTCCGCAACGGCGTCGTTTCGCTCAGTACTAACGGTGTCGTTTTGCTCAGTACTAACGGTGTCGTTTTGCTCAGTAACGGCGTTTTCTTTCTCCGCAACGGTGTCGTTTTTCTCTGTAACGGCGTCTTCGTTATCCGTAACGGCGTCGCGGAAGGCGTTTGGATCGGTGATTAGGATTCTGATGTCGGGGGCGTCGCGGATCTCCTGGAGGAACTGGCGGCAGTGGCCGCAGGGAGCGGCGGAGACGGAGAAGCGACGGAGGATCGGCTCGGAGTTGAGCGCGAGGTTGGTGACGAGGAACTGCTCGGCGTGGATCGAGTGGTGGAGAGGGAGGCCTGGGAACTCGACGTTGACGCCTACGAAGATCCGGCCCGACGATCCGAGTCCGACTGCTGAGACGGGGAATTTCGAGATCGGGGGACGGGCGAGGGGTTTCGCTGGGTTGACGAGGAGAGGGAGGAGATTGACGACGGAGACGCCGTGTCGTTTCGCGGCGGATTCGGCTTCTTCCGCGTGGATAAGGAAGCTGGGTCGATCCATTattcgggtcggttcgggtcgggttggGGATTTATATGAATGGATCCCGGGAAGGATACGCGAAGTGGAAGGCAGTATGCTCTTATTCGCTAAGACGTTAATGGGCAGACGACGTGAATTAATTCATTTTATCAAAACTCGTGACCCATTTAATCTTTAGGCAATCATGAAGCGACCAGAAAGAAACTAGACCTTTGTGTCGCCATGTTGATCTTGACGTGAACTTGGTTGACTTGAGAAACTAAAAGTCTACAATGACTTGATTACGTGAACTTAACAGAAAACTCACTTTTGTGCCTCAGCTCTCAACAAAAGTCTCAACATTTAGGCTTTAGCCAttttcaaggaaaaaaaaacatgtttgctagatttttttttttttttttgtaaactaacaTGTTTGCTAGATGCTAGTGGACTCTATTATATTACTTTGATATGCATGCAAATTGCAAAaccaaatttaacattttaccaaaagaaaaatatatgctTTAAGTGTTTTTCattcctattttttttaatgtaagaACATCAGTGGTGTATAATAATTAGAGGAGAAGCAATTCATAAACATTCGTAACGAAGAAAGATTACTGCatttatatctctataatattatttgagaagtcagtttcctatgtgtcgcgctcacgttaactctcatgatggttgattacacgtatacccttaatgaattaaaattattacagTTAAATTTTtgctgatttttttatttagtttcctttttaaaaaatttccaaataacttatatcataaaaaggaaacatttataaagtttaaaaacaaatttaaaaacgaaaatatatgcctatataatataatttcattaaaaaggaaaatttacaaaatagtaatattccatttaaaaaaataacataaaaatatacttttgaagtaataatatactttatttatatttatattttcttagatgaaaaatatatatttgtatataatgtgatttcataaaagaaaatatcacatagataatcttgatattagaaaaataaataatatttatttaaaacataattttaaacaataaaatttcaaagtaatagaaatattttatatatctatatgtcttcttagatgattacataaaataattaagtaacataagcAAATATATGCtgactaaaaataatttataattagtattagtgaaatgttttatttatttgactataatatctttcattacagaaaaatatctataaattatattttacttatataatataatttgtaaaatacaatcacattttttactgtttatttttaatagatattagaaaatgaaaaaatagattttaacagtaaacattttttgatcaaataattacaaaatattttaaattaaaataacacgATATACtttaacaaggtagatatattatattttatcatcattaaaattatatgtttccttaatattaaattttcttttaaattttatgttttttatgtttgtgaAACTTAACATAAGCTAAATACAATGATATTTGAAAGCTCATGAATGTAAGAAACCAAACTTAAAATAATCATGTTGTAAGTAAAATCATGTAAATTTTATGGTTGCTTACAACATGAATATAACGATGATTTTACTTACAACATAACAATAATATCatcgttatattaatttatttagtttggaatccgacactttagtttatcttttatttcattctaagcacaatatatcttaatttataaataatcgttctgaaatatatttacatatataagacaaccaaccaaccaacctaaatgcaaataagaaattaatcaaaattttagtatatttagaatataaaatattataattgaattCAAAGAAATAAATGCAGACcaatatatccaaatgataactaaatcgactgtaaaaacaacaaaattaacaacctataacatatctaaaatcgtatgtctaattaaagtattataatagtattaatataaattatgcatacaattataaattaatataaaattaaaagtaaatagtaattaattattatagtatatttactttataaatatttatatccgtgcctgaacacgggaaaatcacctagtttgACTTTATAAAAGGTACCATCATATGAACCCAAGAAGAAATCAACTCATATTAAAGATTCtgttattttattatcattCAAATTAAAAACCAAGACAAGTATAATTTATTTGTGGTCCCTTGCATTTTCATAATTCTTATCATCATCTTATAAAATAGGCGTcgctttttttttaagaacaatGCAAGACCGTGAAAGAACACCCGGGGGCTATCTTCTGTAGTATGAGCTTCGCCGTGTCCTCTTCCACTAAGAACAAGAAAAATCATGTATATTtgtaagaagaagataaaaaaatctTCTTCTCGTATacttgtataaaaatattagtattgttCATAgaaattttatcaataaatatccAAACCATTCTTTAGGACATATAGTACAAAGAAGCATAAACACCATTTTcttattcataaaaaaatacaacacCATTTTCTACAATACAACACCATTTTTTCAGTGAAAAAAATCCAAACCTTCTTTAGGACATATAGTACAAAaagcataatatatttattaataaaatttccataaacaatactaatattttataaatattgttattatCAAATAAATGCAAATTATGTTTccatataaactttaaaaattatataaaagtacatgtaaatttatataaaatataagtaaaattatataaaatataagtaaaattatataaaatataagtaaaattatatatatagtaaaatattattttgaaaatgtgaAATTTTACATTATCAATTGATTTTAGTAAATTGTGAATGATTATAATCAAAATGTtggtgaaaatataaaaaaacattactataaaattaactttatatttttgtaataattattaatgaaattgaattaatttataaaaaaatgtgtgaatttaatatttttataaatgatatgaggaaaaatataattaataaatatattgttaaaattttgtttatttcatcTAAAAGTTTGACCAACAATGAGACAACTCATGGACCGTCTATTTTAAAAAGTGAAGTAGTTAATGTTACTTTTGTAGTTTAATAGAAATCATATATTGTTGTACTGAAGAAGAGTGGTCGAAAACAGCTCAATCGACAGTTATATAGTAACATTCTGATGGTGGTTTGAATATACAGATGAAAATTATAAGAGACTTATTCATTAAATTCTAGTTCATGCATCATAAATAGTCTATTTTAAAGCGAAATAGTTAGCGAAGATATAGTTGTATTGAAGAAGAGGGGGCAAAAATGGCTCAGTCCACACTTATTTAGTACtccttttgttttaatttaattgttgttgtagagcaaaatttttatttttaaaataaatgttattttatgattttaataaaaaaattattaataaaaattttctgtttattttttattggtcGAAATAATGCTAGATGTATAtgtatgattttttgttttaaaaatatacaaaactaaatatttttttatccatGTTCGTAAATctaaaacgaaaaataaaatgaagtgGAAGAAGTAATATTTTCGATGGTTGTTTGAATAaagatggatttttttttgtaaacgaCTTTCAATAAAGATGGAAATTATAAGAGATTTATTCATTAGATGCTAGTTCATGCATCTTGAATCGTAATTTTAAACTAGACcatgacccgcccgaccgggcgggtgtttattttattttttaatttttgatttacactaaatgatgtatttgttaatAGTTACTTGTGATACATTGagttctttttgagtttttaaaaaacaataaaatgtgtgaaaaaaaaatttttatataaagaaagcttaaaatgaacaatgatagattatatatgaaatatataaatcaatttagttaatttaaaatacgtTGAAATAAATGACTTTGagtcatatataaatcaatttattcGGCTCATTGTTATCACATTTTTTGTTAGGGCCATAGTGTTTTAGATCAAATTAAGTTGGTCTAGTGGCTCATGACTCCCCTCTCTTATCCTAACCgacaatttttgttttgtaaccgttcggtgtttagaaaaaaattgtgaagaatgaaaaaaagaaatatctcgACTTTCGGTTTTTTTCCCATGGCGATGACGatttcaaaactcattaatcgAGGATCTAATGTTTTATCTTTGTGAAtctgatattttttctttacgAATCAGGGTATGGAGTAATTAAATCTCTTTTGaaataattggtttatttttcattctgtTTCAAAGTATATTGTTTGCATGTCTAGTTACAcctagttaattaataaatgcCCATAACTTTTATAAAGCAAATCAATTGTTTCTTAAAGATAATGTAGTTAGCAAGAATATAGGCAATTGCCTCATTCTTAACTATTTACttaatcttatatttaatattgagtaCTCTGCAAGTTCAGTTAAACAGATTTTACTTGGAAGAAAACATAGATACTTTATTATTTAGCTAAATATAGATAGTTAACGAAAATCATGTTACTATATTaaagttaattaatatttgatattgattATAGATTTGATAGAGTaataaagatattttgtttgtgtTCTAAAATGATTGATTTGGTTTGTTGTGAAAGTATAAGAAAAatcgatttgattttttttttttttttgagaaaggttAGCAACAGTTGATTTGTGTAGTTGGTTGGAAGCGTAAacatagataaatatatatgtagatcggtaatattttacatagattaatgatttacactgatttttataCAGGTACATCTTAATGTTAAATATGAGAAAAAGTTGAAACTATACATATAACATTACGGTAAAAAATCTATTCATACGATAATTTTTTAGACTTATTGAGACCTAGCTCTATGTGAGGTGAATAAACATTGGTTTAGATGAAAAGGGAAATTCAATTTtatcttgaaattattttaatagagaatggaagttaaattttattttatgacaataaataatttcaaaatta carries:
- the LOC108855409 gene encoding thioredoxin-like 2-2, chloroplastic; amino-acid sequence: MAGVVRLLSAASFQALGVSSSSFTSFAATLTSPYLSPTPNLNSDRRLRPLSSSPSCSSSHHPSSGLGSHIPLRGHKSKLVRVKVDESVAETEPPKWWERNAGPNMVDIHSTEEFLKALSEAGERLVIVEFYGTWCASCRALFPKLCKTAVENPNILFLKINFDENKPMCKSLNVKVLPYFHFYRGADGQLESFSCSLAKFQKIKDGIRLHNTDRCSIGPAKGPEGFTLESLSVQTNAAKPAGSS
- the LOC108855408 gene encoding cytidine deaminase 1 → MDRPSFLIHAEEAESAAKRHGVSVVNLLPLLVNPAKPLARPPISKFPVSAVGLGSSGRIFVGVNVEFPGLPLHHSIHAEQFLVTNLALNSEPILRRFSVSAAPCGHCRQFLQEIRDAPDIRILITDPNAFRDAVTDNEDAVTEKNDTVAEKENAVTEQNDTVSTEQNDTVSTERNDAVAEKEDGYVRLESILPHRFGPDDLLERDVPLLLEPHDNRLTLLGVITNGHTDSDLKLTALSAANRSYAPYSRCPSGVAMVDCEGRVYRGWYMESAAYNPSLGPVQAALVDFVANGGGGGGFERIVGAVLVEKRDAVVRQEHTAKMLLQVIAPKCDFEVFHC